CGCGCCGGGCTCCACCAGGCCCAGCGCCAGCCCCGCGACCAGCGAGTCGCCGGCGCCGGTCGGGTTGCCCCGCACGGTGTACGGCATCCGCGCCGCGAACGTGCCCTCCCCGGTGACGGCCAGCAGCCCGTCGGCGCCCAGGGACACCACCACGGCGCCGGCGCCCTGGCCGCGCAGCGCCTGCGCGCCCTCGGCCGGGGTGCCGCCGCCCGGCACGGCTCTGGCCAGCTCGTCGGCGTTGGGCTTGAGGATCGAGGGGCGGCCCTGGGGGGCGTGGCGCAGGGGGGCGCCGTCGGCGTCCACGATGGACGGCACACCGTGGTCGGCCGCGATGGCCGCCAGGGTGGCGTAGGTGTCGGCGGGGACGCCGCGCGGCAGGCTGCCGGACAACACGACGGCGCCGACGCCGCCGGTGGTCAGGAGGGTCGTGTAGTGCCGGACGAAGCCGGCCAGCTCGGCGGCCGTGACCTCGGGGCCCGGCTCGTTGAACAACGCCGTCCGCCGCGCCCCGGCCGCCGCCTGCGCGGGCGCGCCGGGCGGGGGCACGTCGGGCGGGGGCACGTCGCGTGGGGGTGCCGCCTGCGCGGGCGTGCCGGGCGGGGCTGCTGCGGGCGCGGATGCCGTGTGAGCGGGTGTGCCTCGGGTGGGTGGGAGGTCGGAGACGGCGAGGGTGGTGCGGGAGTCGCCGGCGATGGCGTAGAGGGCGCTGGGCAGGCCGGCCGCGCGCAGGTCGGCCTCGATCGCCTGCCCGGTCGGCCCGCCGGCCAGGCCCGTGACGAGCACGTCCCGGCCGAGCGCGGCCAGCACCCTGGCCACGTTGACGCCCTTCCCGCCCGCGCGCCGATGCACCGCGCTGACCCGGTTGACCCCGTCCCAGTCCACGGCGGGCACCTGGTAGGTCACGTCGAGAGCGAGGTTGAGCGTCACCGTGATGATCATTAAGGCTCCGTGATCCAGACGCCGTCCTTCAGCACGCCGTCCACCTCCAGCGAATCGGAGAGCACCACCAGGTCGGCCGCCTTGCCGACGGCGATCGAGCCGATCCGGTCGGCCAGGCCCAGCAGCCGCGCGGGCGTCAGCGAGGCCACCTGGACGGCGTCGGGCAGCGACATGCCCAGCTCCTGGACGCCGCGCCGGAACGCCACGTCCATCGTCAGCGTGGAGCCCGCGATCGAGCCGCCCTCGACCAGCCGCGCCACGCCGTCCGACACCCGCACCGCCATCGAGCCGAGCACGTAGTCGCCGTCGCCCAGGCCGGTGGCGGACATGGCGTCGGTGATCAGCGCCGTGCGGCCGGGCCCGGCCACCTCGTACGCCAGCCGCAGCATGGCCGGATGCACGTGCACCCCGTCGTTGACCAGCTCGACCGTCACCCGCTCGTCGTCCAGCAGCGCGGCCACGGGCCCCGGCGCGCGGTGGCCGAGCGGCGGCATCGCGTTGTAGAGGTGCGTGGCCACGGTCGCGCCCGCCTCGATGCCCTCGATGGCCTGCTCGTAGCCGGCGTCGCTGTGCCCGATGGCGGCCAGCACGCCCTCGGCGACGGCCATCCTGATCGTGTCGAGCGCGCCTGGCAGCTCGGGCGCGATGGTGAGCATGCGCACGTGCCCGCGCCCCGCCTTCACCAGCCCCGCGAACTCCTGCGGCGAGGGCTCGCGCAGCCGGGTCGGGTCGTGCGCGCCGCAGCGGGACCTGGCGATGTACGGGCCCTCGAAGTGGATGCCGGCCAGCAGCCCCTCCTCGCACAGCTCGGCCAGCGCCGACGCCGCCCTGGTCAGGCCCTCGACCGTGTCGGTGACCAGGCTGGCCATCGTGGTCGTGGTGCCGTGGCGGCGGTGCAGCGCCACGGCGTCACGGGCCCGGTCGAGGTCGCCGGTGGGGAAGGAGCCGCCGGCGCCGCCGTGGTTGTGCACGTCCACGAAACCCGGCACGACGTGCCGCCCGCCCACACTGAGGCCGGGACCAGGGGCGGATCCGTGGCCGACGTGCGTGATGCGGCCGTCTTCGATGGTCAGCCACCCCTCGTGCACGCCCTCGGGCGTCACGATCCTGGCGTCGGCAAGAGTAAGGCTCATGAAGAAAGGATCACAGATCGCGTGAGGTGCATGGGCTCGTCGGGGCTCAGCCCCTGGGCGAAGGCCCGCGCCACCGCGACCCGCTGCGCGCGGATCAGCTCGGCCATGGGGTCGAGCCCGGTCTCGAAGAACGTGCCGCCGGTCTGCTCGACCTGCGCGCGCAGCCCCTCCGGGGCGCTGCCCAGCATCCACGTGACCCGGCCCGGGGCGGCGATGCTGATCGGGCCGTGCCGGTACTCCATCGCCGGGTAGGCCTCAGTCCAGGAGCGGGACGCCTCGCGCATCTTCAGCGCGGCCTCCTGCGCCAGGCCGACCGCCCAGCCGGTGCCGAGGAAGCTGAACTGCTCGGCCTGGACCAGCGTGTCGGGCAGCGGCGCGGCCACGGCCTCCTCGGCGTCGGCGATCGCCTGGGTGAGGTCCTCGCCGAGGGAGGCGCGCAGCATGGCGAGCTGCGTGGTGGCGAACCTGGTCTGCACGACCGACTTCTCGTCGGCGTAGTCGAGCACGACGACCTCGTCGGCGGCCGTCATGATCGGTGTGCCGGGGTCGGCGGTGATGGCGACGCTCGGGTCGGTCGTCCTCGCCAGCAGGTCGAGGACCTCGGTCGTGGTGCCCGAGCGCGTCAGCGCCAGCACGCGGTCGTAGCGGCGCCCGTGCGGGAACTCGGAGGCGGCGAACGCGTCGGTCTCGCCGTGCCCGGCCCGCTCGCGCAGCACCGCGTACGCCATCGCGATGAACCACGACGTACCGCAGCCGACGACGGCGACCCGCTCGCCCCGGCGCGGCAGCGCGTCGGCGGGAACGGCCGCCACGGCGCGGCGCCAGCAGGACGGCTGGGACGCGATCTCGGCCTCGGTGTGGGTGGTCACCATTGCCTCCCCATGATTGATTGTTTCTGCTGCGTTTATATCAAAAAAGTGCATGAATGAACACCGGTAGCCCTGGCGTTCCAGGTTGTGCCACGCTTGCTCCTGATCCCCATCCCCTAGGGAGGCCTCCGTGTCCCGCTACGACCGCTGGAACGCCATCCTGGAGCTGCTGGCGCAGGAAGGCAGGCTGTCGGTGGAGGAGGCGGCCGGGGCGCTCGACGTCTCCACCGCGACGATCAGACGGGACTTCGACCAGCTCGCTCAGCAGCAGATGCTGATGCGCACGCGCGGTGGCGCGGTGGCGCAGAGCGTCAGCTACGACCTGCCGCTGCGCTACAAGACGGCCAGGCACGCCGACGAGAAGCACCGCATCGCGCAGGCCGCGGCCGAGCTGGTGACGCCGGGGGCCGTGATCGGGATGAACGGCGGGACGACCACCTCCGAGCTGGCCCGCACCCTCGCCACGCAGGCGACGCTGGAGAGCGGCTTCACGATCGTCACCAACGCGCTCAACATCGCGGCCGAGCTGACCGTCCGGCAGCACGTCAAGATCGTGGTGACCGGCGGGGTGGCCAGGCAGCAGTCGTACGAGCTGATCGGGCCGCTGGCCGGCGGGGTGCTGGAGCAGGTGACGCTGGACGTGGCCTTCCTCGGCGTCGACGGGCTGGACGTCGAGCTGGGCGCCTCGGCGCACCACGAGGGCGAGGCCAGCGTGAACCACCTGCTGATCAGCAGGGCCGCGCAGGTCGTGGTGGTGGCCGACTCCTCCAAGATCGGCAAGCGGGCGTTCTCCCGGATCTGCCCGATCGGCCAGATCGACACGCTCGTCACCGACGCGCAGCTCCCCGACACGCTGGCCGGCCAGCTCACGGACGCGGGCGTGAAGGTCGTCCGCGCCTGAGGGCGTTACAGGGCGAGGTATGGGCGGGTAGGTACTGGAACGCAGACCACAGGCGTTCCAGGGGGAAATATGACGTCGGGAAGGAACGCGGCCCGGCTCGGGCCCGCGGAGCGCGCAGAGGCGCTGGAGAGCATGGCCTCGCAGGAGCTCGACGTGGTCGTGGTCGGCGGCGGGGTCGTGGGGGCGGGCATCGCGCTCGACGCCGCGACCCGCGGCCTCGACGTGGCCCTCGTCGAGGCGCGCGACTTCGCCTCGGGCACGTCCTCGCGCTCGTCCAAGCTGATCCACGGTGGCCTGCGCTACCTGGAGCAGCTCAACTTCGAGCTGGTGCGCGAGGCGCTGCAGGAGCGGGCGCTGCTGTTGCAGCGCATCGCGCCGCACCTGGTGCGGCCCGTGCCGTTCCTGTTCCCGATGACCCACTACGGGTGGGAGCGCCCGTACGTGGGCGCGGGCGTCGCGCTCTACGACACGCTCGGCTTCGCCACCGGCCTGACCAGGGGCGTGCCAGGCCACCGGCACCTGTCCAGGTCGCGGGCGCTGCGGCTGGCGCCCGCGCTGAAGAGGACCGCCTTCACCGGCGCCGTCCAGTATTGGGACGCGCAAGTCGACGACGCCCGCTACGTGATGATGATGTTGCGCACCGCCGCCACGTACGGCGCGCACGTCGCGCCCAGGGCGCAGGTGGTGGGGTTCCTGCGGGAGGGCGAGCGGGTCACCGGCGTACGGGTGCGCGACCTGGAGCTCGGCGAGGACTTCGAGGTGCGCGCCCGGCAGGTGGTCAACGCCACCGGCGTCTGGACCGACGACATCCAGGAATTGGTGGGCGGGCGCGGCCAGATCCACGTGCGCGCCTCCAAGGGCATCCACCTCGTCGTCCCGCGCGACCGCATCCACTCGGTGACCGGCATCATCCTGCGTACGGAGAAGTCCGTGCTGTTCGTGATCCCGTGGGGCCGCCACTGGATCATCGGCACCACCGACACGGAGTGGACGCTCGACAAGGGCCACCCCGCCGCCTCCAGGGCCGACATCGACTACCTGCTCGACCACGTCAACGCGGTCCTGTCGGTGCCGCTGACGCGCGACGACGTCGAGGGCGTCTACGCGGGGCTGCGGCCGCTGCTGTCGGGCGAGTCCGACGAGACGTCCAAGCTGTCCAGGGAGCACGTGGTGGCGCATCCCGTGCCGGGGCTGGTGATGATCGCCGGCGGGAAGTACACGACGTACCGGGTCATGGCCAAGGACGCGGTGGACGCCGTGGCGCACGGGCTGGACCAGCGGGTGCCGCGCTCGTGCACCGACCGCATCCCGCTCGCGGGCGCGGAGGGCTACCAGGCGCTGTGGAACTCCCGGCACCGGCTCGCCCACGAGTCCGGGCTGCACGTGGCCAGGATCGAGCACCTGCTGCAACGCTACGGCACGCTGATCGACGAGGTGCTGGAGCTGATCGAGCA
The nucleotide sequence above comes from Nonomuraea gerenzanensis. Encoded proteins:
- a CDS encoding 1-phosphofructokinase family hexose kinase; this encodes MIITVTLNLALDVTYQVPAVDWDGVNRVSAVHRRAGGKGVNVARVLAALGRDVLVTGLAGGPTGQAIEADLRAAGLPSALYAIAGDSRTTLAVSDLPPTRGTPAHTASAPAAAPPGTPAQAAPPRDVPPPDVPPPGAPAQAAAGARRTALFNEPGPEVTAAELAGFVRHYTTLLTTGGVGAVVLSGSLPRGVPADTYATLAAIAADHGVPSIVDADGAPLRHAPQGRPSILKPNADELARAVPGGGTPAEGAQALRGQGAGAVVVSLGADGLLAVTGEGTFAARMPYTVRGNPTGAGDSLVAGLALGLVEPGAWPDMLKRAAALGAAAVATPVAGEIDPDVYADIHPQIIIT
- the nagA gene encoding N-acetylglucosamine-6-phosphate deacetylase; protein product: MSLTLADARIVTPEGVHEGWLTIEDGRITHVGHGSAPGPGLSVGGRHVVPGFVDVHNHGGAGGSFPTGDLDRARDAVALHRRHGTTTTMASLVTDTVEGLTRAASALAELCEEGLLAGIHFEGPYIARSRCGAHDPTRLREPSPQEFAGLVKAGRGHVRMLTIAPELPGALDTIRMAVAEGVLAAIGHSDAGYEQAIEGIEAGATVATHLYNAMPPLGHRAPGPVAALLDDERVTVELVNDGVHVHPAMLRLAYEVAGPGRTALITDAMSATGLGDGDYVLGSMAVRVSDGVARLVEGGSIAGSTLTMDVAFRRGVQELGMSLPDAVQVASLTPARLLGLADRIGSIAVGKAADLVVLSDSLEVDGVLKDGVWITEP
- a CDS encoding SIS domain-containing protein: MVTTHTEAEIASQPSCWRRAVAAVPADALPRRGERVAVVGCGTSWFIAMAYAVLRERAGHGETDAFAASEFPHGRRYDRVLALTRSGTTTEVLDLLARTTDPSVAITADPGTPIMTAADEVVVLDYADEKSVVQTRFATTQLAMLRASLGEDLTQAIADAEEAVAAPLPDTLVQAEQFSFLGTGWAVGLAQEAALKMREASRSWTEAYPAMEYRHGPISIAAPGRVTWMLGSAPEGLRAQVEQTGGTFFETGLDPMAELIRAQRVAVARAFAQGLSPDEPMHLTRSVILSS
- a CDS encoding DeoR/GlpR family DNA-binding transcription regulator, encoding MSRYDRWNAILELLAQEGRLSVEEAAGALDVSTATIRRDFDQLAQQQMLMRTRGGAVAQSVSYDLPLRYKTARHADEKHRIAQAAAELVTPGAVIGMNGGTTTSELARTLATQATLESGFTIVTNALNIAAELTVRQHVKIVVTGGVARQQSYELIGPLAGGVLEQVTLDVAFLGVDGLDVELGASAHHEGEASVNHLLISRAAQVVVVADSSKIGKRAFSRICPIGQIDTLVTDAQLPDTLAGQLTDAGVKVVRA
- a CDS encoding glycerol-3-phosphate dehydrogenase/oxidase, whose product is MTSGRNAARLGPAERAEALESMASQELDVVVVGGGVVGAGIALDAATRGLDVALVEARDFASGTSSRSSKLIHGGLRYLEQLNFELVREALQERALLLQRIAPHLVRPVPFLFPMTHYGWERPYVGAGVALYDTLGFATGLTRGVPGHRHLSRSRALRLAPALKRTAFTGAVQYWDAQVDDARYVMMMLRTAATYGAHVAPRAQVVGFLREGERVTGVRVRDLELGEDFEVRARQVVNATGVWTDDIQELVGGRGQIHVRASKGIHLVVPRDRIHSVTGIILRTEKSVLFVIPWGRHWIIGTTDTEWTLDKGHPAASRADIDYLLDHVNAVLSVPLTRDDVEGVYAGLRPLLSGESDETSKLSREHVVAHPVPGLVMIAGGKYTTYRVMAKDAVDAVAHGLDQRVPRSCTDRIPLAGAEGYQALWNSRHRLAHESGLHVARIEHLLQRYGTLIDEVLELIEHDPSLARPLSGADDYLRAEIVYAATHEGARHLNDVLTRRTRISIETFHRGVAVAQEAAELLAGPLDWDGEQVKREVEYYTKRVEAERRSQEQDSDHEADAIRLGAPEIVPVVVPEHT